In the Moraxella osloensis genome, ATTCAAAACGTGCTACCAGCGGTTTTTTTCACGGTGTTTGAGACGTACCACCATCTCTTTGGGTAGCGACTGGGTCAGTGACTCACCCAACTTTTCTGCGATATACACAGAGCGGTGTTTGCCCCCAGTACAGCCGATAGCGATGGTCACGGTATGGCGATTGTTGTGCAAAAAAGGCGGTAACCATTTTTTAAAAAAAGCGATAATATCATTCGCCATGTCATCTACTTCGCTGTAGTCAGCAAAAAATGCTTTGACCCCATCATCTAGCCCTGTCTGGTTGCGCAGTTCAATCTTCCAATGCGGGTTTGGTAGGGTGCGCACATCAAAGATAAAATCAGCATCAATCGGTGCCCCATATTTAAACCCAAAGGATAAAATATTGACGGTTACCGCATTATCCACGCCCAAGTGATCGCGGATGACTTCTTTGAGTTGGTGGATATTAAGCAGGCTGGTGTCAATTTTGATATCAGCGCGAATAGCAATGGGCTCTAAGATATCGATTTCTTTTTTGATGGCATTGGGTAGATTGCCCGACACCGCCATTAACGGATGGACACGGCGCGTGGCGTCAAATCGTGCCACCAGGACGCTTTCTTGGGCAGTCACATACAGTATTTTAATCGCCGGTTTGCTATAAGTCTCTATAAGCTTATGATAGACCTCGGCAAACCGCGATAAGTCCGCTTGTGGCGAGCGTACATCGATACCAATAGCGATTTTATAAATTTGGCTGTCATGTACAAGTTTATCAATGGCGCTAGGGACTAGCGAGAGTGGCAAATTATCAATGGGATAATAGCCAAAGTCTTCCATAATATTGAGAACCGATGTCTTACCCGAGCCTGAACGTCCTGAAACAATGATAACTTGTAGCGTTGACATAGTTAATCCTTCACAGATGCGGTGGTAGGTTGTCGATTAAAATCGCTAGCCGATGGCTGATTCATTTCCTGATTCATTTCCCGACTAAACTCTAGGTTATCTAAAAGCCGTGTTTTCTTGCCCAAAAAAGCAGCGGTCAAAATTACCAAGTCTTTATCAGTGGGTTTCGGCGGTTGCAACAAGCGATTTTTAACTGCCAAATAATCCACTTTAAAGCCTGAATCAGCCACCGTCACGCGATTTAACTTATCGATTGCGCTGGCAATAATCTGGTCAAAATCGGCAAAATTGGCAGTTTTTAACTCACTGGCAAGCTGTTGCAAGCTTTTTTGCAAGGTGGGGGCAAGTTGGCGTTCTGCTTCGCTTAGGTATTGATTGCGAGACGATAATGCCAACCCGTCATCAGCCCGCACGATATCCACCCCGACAATCTCAATCGGGAAATTGAGCTCAGCGACCAACTGGCGGATAATGGCAAGCTGTTGATAGTCTTTTTTGCCAAAAATAGCGATGTCAGGTTGGACGATATTAAACAGTTTGCTCACCACCAAGCCGACACCATCAAAGTGGGTGGGGCGAGTGTTGGCACACAAGATTCTGCTAATATCGCCTGACAGCACTTGCACGTTGTTAGGGTAGGTCGGGTACATTTCTTCCACGCTTGGGGCAAACACAAAATTTGCTCCTGCCTCGGTAAGTTTTGCCACATCGGCCTCTAGCGTGCGTGGGTAGGTATCAAAGTCTTCACCCACACCAAATTGGGTTGGGTTAACAAACACACTGACCACCACGATATCGGCAAGTTCTTTGGCTTTTTTGACGAGGGTCACGTGACCGCTGTGCAAATTACCCATCGTGGGGACCAGCGCTATCTTTGGCGCGGCCGCTTGATGGCGTAAAGGTTTTAAGGTGTCACGTAATGCGCTGATGGTATGAAATACTTGCATTTTTTTGCCTTTATGATCACTAAAAACTATGGGCTGGCGTTGGGAACGTACGGTCTTTGACCGCTTTATGATAGGCTTTAAACGCTCCGGTGATATCTTTGGTTTCGTTATGCTCGTCGGTCAAAAAGTCTTTGACAAACTTGGCAGGTTTACGGGTATATACCCCAAGCATATCGTGCATGACCAGCACTTGACCATCACACTCCACGCCTGCGCCAATACCAATCACTGGCACGGGGAAAGTGTCACGCACTTTTTTGGCAAGCTCAGCAGGGACGCATTCGAGCAGTAAAATGGCGGCGCCTGCTTCTACCACTGCTTGACAGTCAGCCATAAGTTTTTCTGCTTGGGCATCGGTTTTGCCTTGTACTTTGTAGCCACCAAACACATTCACGGATTGCGGCGTCAAGCCTAGATGCACACAGGTCGGCACGCCGTTGTTGGCAAGCACCGACACGATTTCGGCAAGCTCGGCACCGCCTTCGATTTTGACCACATGCGCACCGGCTTGCATCACCGCTTGGCTGGCATCGAGTGCGCGCTCAAGCGTGGCAACGCTCATAAAAGGTAAATCACATAAAATCAGTGCATGACTGTTGGCACGAGCCACGTTTTGGGTATGATACACCATGTCTGCGATGGTCACCGGCAAGGTTGAGGTTTGTCCTTGTACCACCATGCCAAGGCTATCGCCAATCAAAATCGTATCAATCGCTGCAACTTGCATAGCTGCTGCAAAACTGGCGTCATAACATGTCAAACACGAGAACGTCTCGCCATTGGCTTTGAGTTTGTTTAAGGTGGACAAAGTCACAGGTAATTTAGGCTTGGTCGTCGCTGCGGCAGATGTTGACTCAGTTGTTGAATCAGGGTTAGATTCTAGGTTGCTAACGTAGCTCATGCGGTTTCCTTTAAAAAAGCAAGGTTAAAAGAATCAAGGGTAAAAGAAGTAAAGCTAAAAGAAGCAAGGGCAAAAGAAACAGGCAAAAACAAGAAAAACAAAAAACGTTACTTTATCAATGGTTTAATTTTTTGCGATTTCAAATCCATCGCACCAATAATTTGTTAATTTTTATAAAAATCCATGCTAACTGATATGGGTTAAACTACGGTCAATTTTTCCAAGCCCTGCCACTGTTGACTGGTCGGTAAGTCTGCCAATTTTTGCCCATTTACCATAAGGGTCGGGTCAAGCTCTAGCATCGGAATCAGCACAAAATTACGCGCAAATAAACCCTCATGTGGCACGGTTAAACGTGCATGGTTGATTGTGTCATCGCCATACAACAGTACATCGACATCCAAACTACGTTCACCCCAGTGGCGCAAACGTGTGCGCTTGGCAGCGCTCTCCAAACTTTGGCAAAAATCCAATAAGGCTAAGGGCGCCAAATCGGTATCAACTTTTACCACGGCATTAAAAAAATCGGGCTGGTCGGTGACCCCAAAGGCTTTGGATTGATACAGTGATGATGCTGTAACATTGGCAAAGTGCGGTGATGCGTAAAACGCCACAATAGCATTGGCAATATGCTGCTTTGGCGTACCAAGCGCGTTTGCGATATTGCCACCCAAACCGATATAGCACGTAATCATGGTTGATGACCGTCGATTTTGACCGCGCGTTTGCGGGTGCGTTTTGGCGCTACCGGTGCCTCGTCCTTCGTCACCGCTTCTGCTGAGATTTTGCTATCAGCAACCGCTTTTTTACGCGTTCGTGGCGCTCGCTTTGGCTTTGGCTGTACCACGCCATTGTCAATCATTGATTCATTGGGTGCCGAGTGCTTGACGGTGTCAGTGTCAGTGCGAATGTCAGTACCAATATCAGTATTGGCATGAGTATGAGTCACCGCCTGATTGTCGGTGCTTTGTCTGACGGGCGTTGGGCTGACAGGTTCGCCACGCAAATCAATAGCAGATGTTGTGATATCCGCTTGCTGGCGTTGCTCCAAAATCGACCAGTTTGAGCTGGGGGTGCGTCGCGCACGTTTGGCAGGTACACTGGCTGCCGATAAATAGGCTTTGTCGCGTTTGCGTGAGCGACTTAGTTGTGAATTATTTGGGTGTGAATCATTTGGGTGTGAACTATTTGGGTGTGAACTATTTGGGCGTGCACTTGTCTCAGCATAAGCTGATACCGAATCAGGAACTATCGGCTGGTAAGGGTGGTCATGGTTTTTTGGCGCTATGATTGGCGCTACGATAAGTGACTTAGCGGGTGCTGAGTTGGTGTGGCTGGCAAGCGATAACTGCTGCAGCTGGGCTTTTTCAAGTTGCTGCTGCTGTGTTAGTTTGTGCGCTTTGCTAGATAGCGCGGTATCTTGCAGCAGTTCATGCTCGATTTGGCTATTTGCTGCCAATAGCAAACCACGTCGTTCGCGGCGGCGCTTTCCATGACTCAAATCGCTACCCATGTCTGCCTCATTATCACGCACCGCATCGCTAGTTTGGTAAGCAACACTGTCGTCCTCAAAACTGGTTTGATTGACAATATTCGCAAAGCGCAAACGCACCGATTCAAGGTCAAACTCATCAATCGCTTGTTGCTGCTGTTTGGCACCTAGGGTTTGAAACCACGCCCACCAATGTCCCATGCCGTTGGTGCTTTCATCATCAAGCGTAATGGGCACGCCATGCTGTTTGGCAAGCGCTTGGTTTTTGGCTTCCACTTGCTCACGCATCATCAAAAAGTCATAGGCAGCCCGAAAACGTGGGTTTTCAAACAGCTTTTGCAGATTTTTTTTGCGCGGCTGGGCAAGTCTTGGCTGCATGAGCCAAATATCTTTAATAAATTGCTCGGCAAACTTGGGCATGGCCGTGTGCTGGCGCTGCTTATCCAACACTTTATTGGCGGCTTGGTTTTGCGCGTCGCTAAACGGTGTGTTCTTTTTAAACTTATCCAATAAATACAGATAGTTTTCCCACAAAATAGTCGCATAAAAGAACGCAGGGTTAATGCTTTTACCACTGCTTATGCGCCTATCGGTATTGATGGTGACTTGGTTGAGTAGCGGTGTTACAGTTGTCGGTGGATAAAACAACAACTGGGAAAACGCACCATAATCAAATAGCAGTGGTAACATCGGCACCAAATAGCCGCCTGTGAACATTTTTTGCGTTTCATCGTACAAACGGTGAGGGGATACTTGCGCCAATAATGCCCAGTTTTGCGCGTTGAATTGTTGGTTTAATGCATTGTCAAAATCAAACTGCAATTTTGCTTTAAAACGCAGCGCACGTAGCAGACGTACAGGGTCTTCTTCCACCCGTTTTTGGGTGTCGCCGAGCAGACGAATGGTGCGGTTTTCAATATCGTTGAGACCCCCACAAAAATCATAAACGATGTCGTCAAATGGCTGATAGTACAGGGCATTGATACTAAAATCGCGGCGCACCACATCTTGATAGATATCACCCCACACATTGTCACGCATAATCATGCCGTCTTCGGTGAGATGATTGTTGTCCTTAGGCGGCGCGCGAAAGGTGGCAACTTCAATCATATCGCGACCAGAATACACATGACACAGCTGAAAACGCCGTCCGATGATGCGGCAGCGTTTGCCAAATACTTCTTTGATTTGGTTGGGGGTGGCGTTGGTCACAGCATCAAAGTCTTTGGGCTTTAAGCCTAACAAGGCATCACGCACCCCACCACCGACGATATAGGCTTCAAAACCCGCCTGCGTCAGTGTGCTAATCACTTCTTTGATGGAGTTGGGTAAATCAGCTTTATTTAAGCCCAGTTTTTTGGCATCCCGGCGAGCCGACTGTCTATCTAAAACATAATCGGTTGCGGTATTGCCAGCAGCGGTTGCCGTACTAGGTGATTTGCGAGTTTTTTTTGCCATGTATAGTAACCAAAATCCATGAAAACGGCAGAAATTTATTAGCGGTTAGTGTACCAAATTTCTGCCTAACTAGGGATATTAATTCACGGTTACAAAAAATCCAGTGAACAAAAAATATTGTCTACTGAGTGATTATTTGTAGGACGTTAGCGCTACAGGATGAGATGGTTTGCTTTCTAGTACACAGTGTATAAAGCATGAGAATAGGCTTGTGATGATTGCCCATGCTTTATTGAGCTATCACTATTGGGTGATAATGCGGTGGCGATTTTTATCGACAGTCGCTTTGCCGATACCTTTGACGTTGGCTAGGTCATCCGCTGTGGCAAACGGCGCTATCATTTGCCGGTATAAAATAATTTGTTGGGCTTTTTTGGCGCCGATACCATCAAGCTGTGTAAGCTGTGCTTCACTGGCTGTATTGATATTAATCACTTTGGGTGAATTGGCAAGGACATTTGCAGAGGGTTTTGTGGTGCCACCGTTAGTCCCAGTCAAATTTGTCACTGCCAAAAAAGCCTGCTCGGGCGTCATGGTTGGGGTACAAATTGGTTGGGCATAAGCAATGCCACAGTAAACTACAAAAGCATTGGTAAGCAAAACGTTTTTTAACCATCGGCTAATCATTATTGAAACCTAAATCTTCTTGTATTGCTTTTTTGGTTTTTGCCAAGAATGGGGCTTGAGAAATAAACACAATAGACCACTGAAATGCGCCTTTTTGATTATATTCTTCCGCAATATAGTGATACTGATAATAACGCAAACTAAATGCCACGCTTAACCATATCATTAACATGGCAATAAAATACATTGGGTTTGGGGTTTTTCCCTTAAAATACTGATAAAAAATCAAAGCAGCCAATGCAAACAAGCTGAAAAACCAAAATACCGCCCCAATCCCCCAAACAACTATTTTCCCACTTGACATATAATGGACTTGGTATGATTGAGAAAAACTAAATCCGCTTAACACTAACATAAATAAAGCTAATGATACCATCAAAAAATTTGCGTGATTTGTTTGAGTGAGTATTTTGATAAATAGAAACAGAAATATAAAATTGGCATATATGGCTAATATTCCATAGTAACCTTTTATAAGGGCGAAAGGTGAGTAGATTGTCCCAAAAAGAACAACCGCAATTCCAGGCAAAATGCCCCCGCTCATAGTAGAAAAATCGATAGCGGGTAGTAGCAGTGAAAGCGAATAAGTCGCACCAATGAAGAATAGTAATAGGCTATACCTTTTTCCATTAGTGTTCAGATTTAATAATAGTGGCTTTAAGTCATTAAGGTTTGTCATGTTTTTCCTTTAACTTTGCCAAATCCCACAAGTTATCCATTTCTGCTAAGCTAGCAGTTTCAGGGGTTTTACCCATTTTAGCGAGCTCATCTTCAATAAAGCCAAAACGAGAGCGAAATTTATGCACGGTGGTCAAAGTTGCTTTTTCGCTATCAATGCCCAGTTTGCGGGCAATGTTGACTAGGGCAAAAAAACAATCCCCCAGTTCTTTTTCTAGCAGCGCTTTTTGCTCAGGCGTCGGTTTTTGACCATCGATTGGTAAGATTTCTTTGAGCTCTGCCACTTCTTCATCCAATTTGTCCACCGCACCCGACACCACATCCCAATCAAAACCGACTTTATTGGCAGTTTTTTGTAGTTCTTGCGCTTGCATTAGCGCTGAGCCTGCCTTGACCGCATCAAGGGTGCGGCGATGTTTTACCAGTTTACCCCGTTTGGCTTTTTCGGCATTTTCCAAGGCTTTGATTTCATCCCAGCGTTTTTTGACATCTTCATCGGTTTTTAGATTTTCTTTGTCGAACACATGCGGGTGACGGCGAATGAGTTTTTGTTGTAAGGTGAAAATCACCTCGCTGATATCAAACTGCTGCTGCTCTTGGTATAAACAAGCGTGAAAAACCACTTGTAACAGCACATCGCCAAGCTCACCCTTGATGTCGTCAATGTCGCCTGATTGTATGGCTTCGACGAGCTCATAGGTTTCTTCTAGGGCGTAGGGAATGAGGCTGTCGTTGGTTTGTTTTTTATCCCAAGGGCAGTCTTGGCGCAGTCGTGCCATTAAGGCAATGAGGTCAGCAAAATTGGAAGTCGGTTGCATCGTTATCTCTGAAGGGTGATTGATGGTAAATGGTGAAAAATTCACAATATAATTGACCTAGCTATTTTAGCGCATTTGACATGGCAATCTAAGCCTATTGGTAAGTATTTGCCTTGACAGTCTAGATGCCTAAAATACAGAGGCTTGAAATACAAATACCTAAAACACAAATACCTAAAACACAGGGGCTGCAAAATAATCGTTGTCATTGCTATGCCATTTTGTCAAACTATAGTGATATTGGCACAAACTTACCTAATTTAAAAATATAAGAAATATCAAGGCTGAAAATACGCGACGGTGTCGCTAATTTTTGCTGCGATTTGTAAGGTTTCATCACCCATGATTACAACCATCTTTGTCATTGGGGCAGGCTATGTCGGTCTGTCCAATGCTGTCTTATTAGCCCAGCCTAAACTTGCTAACCAAGTCACCTTGGTCGATATCGATGCCCAAAAAATTGCCCAATTACAACAGCAAAAGTCGCCGATTGACGATGCATTGATTGCGCAGTTCTTGGCAACCCAGTCACTGAATTTAGCGGCGCAGTTGGTGAGTGAGGCGGATTTTTCAACCGCAGATTTGGTGATTATTGCCACACCGACCAATTACGATGTCGCCACGGGCAAATTCGATACCTCATCGGTGGAAGCCAGTATCCAAACCGTACGCGCTCACAACGCACAAGTGCCGATTGTGATCAAATCGACTGTGCCGATTGGATTTACCCGTGACATGCAGGCAAAATTTGATACGCGTATTTTGTTTATGCCGGAGTTTTTGCGGGAAGGCAAAGCGTTATATGACAACCTGCATCCGTCACGTATTATCGTTGGCTGTGATATAAACCATGTGCCAGCGCTGCAAGATGTTTGCCACCAATTAATCACCCAATACCAAACTGCCAGCGAACAAACTGACACGCTAAGCCAAACATCACGCCAAACACCAAGCCAAATCATGCCGCCCACCGAGGCAGAGGCGGTCAAACTATTTGCCAATAGCTACCTTGCCACACGCATTGCATTTTTTAACGAGTTAGATAGCTTTGCCGAAAGCATGGGGCTTGATAGTGAGTCGATTATCACTGGTGTCAGCTTAGACCCGCGGATTGGCATGCATTACAACAACCCATCATTTGGGTATGGTGGCTATTGTCTACCCAAAGATACCCAACAGCTTAAAGCCAATTATGCAGGGATTCCTGCCAATGTGATTCATGCGGTGGTGGATGCCAACAATACCCGCAAACGCTTTATCGCGCGTCAAATTATCGCCAAGCAGCCTAATACCGTGGGGGTGTACCGATTGAGCATGAAAAAAGATGCCGATAACTTTAGAGACTCTGCGATTTTGGACATTATTGAACTGCTCAAACAACATGCCATTGATGTACAAATCTATGAGCCCAGTCTGTCGTCATCGCAGTTTATGGATTGTCCTGTAGTCAATGATTTAGCAAGTTTTTTGGAAACCAGCGACGTGATTGTCGCAAACCGATTACATCCCGAATTAGCGCACGTCGAGGCAAAAGTGTATAGCCGCGATGTGTTTGGTGATAGTTGATTATTGCTAGTAAAT is a window encoding:
- the rapZ gene encoding RNase adapter RapZ; translation: MSTLQVIIVSGRSGSGKTSVLNIMEDFGYYPIDNLPLSLVPSAIDKLVHDSQIYKIAIGIDVRSPQADLSRFAEVYHKLIETYSKPAIKILYVTAQESVLVARFDATRRVHPLMAVSGNLPNAIKKEIDILEPIAIRADIKIDTSLLNIHQLKEVIRDHLGVDNAVTVNILSFGFKYGAPIDADFIFDVRTLPNPHWKIELRNQTGLDDGVKAFFADYSEVDDMANDIIAFFKKWLPPFLHNNRHTVTIAIGCTGGKHRSVYIAEKLGESLTQSLPKEMVVRLKHREKNRW
- the panC gene encoding pantoate--beta-alanine ligase, coding for MQVFHTISALRDTLKPLRHQAAAPKIALVPTMGNLHSGHVTLVKKAKELADIVVVSVFVNPTQFGVGEDFDTYPRTLEADVAKLTEAGANFVFAPSVEEMYPTYPNNVQVLSGDISRILCANTRPTHFDGVGLVVSKLFNIVQPDIAIFGKKDYQQLAIIRQLVAELNFPIEIVGVDIVRADDGLALSSRNQYLSEAERQLAPTLQKSLQQLASELKTANFADFDQIIASAIDKLNRVTVADSGFKVDYLAVKNRLLQPPKPTDKDLVILTAAFLGKKTRLLDNLEFSREMNQEMNQPSASDFNRQPTTASVKD
- the panB gene encoding 3-methyl-2-oxobutanoate hydroxymethyltransferase, coding for MSYVSNLESNPDSTTESTSAAATTKPKLPVTLSTLNKLKANGETFSCLTCYDASFAAAMQVAAIDTILIGDSLGMVVQGQTSTLPVTIADMVYHTQNVARANSHALILCDLPFMSVATLERALDASQAVMQAGAHVVKIEGGAELAEIVSVLANNGVPTCVHLGLTPQSVNVFGGYKVQGKTDAQAEKLMADCQAVVEAGAAILLLECVPAELAKKVRDTFPVPVIGIGAGVECDGQVLVMHDMLGVYTRKPAKFVKDFLTDEHNETKDITGAFKAYHKAVKDRTFPTPAHSF
- the folK gene encoding 2-amino-4-hydroxy-6-hydroxymethyldihydropteridine diphosphokinase, with amino-acid sequence MITCYIGLGGNIANALGTPKQHIANAIVAFYASPHFANVTASSLYQSKAFGVTDQPDFFNAVVKVDTDLAPLALLDFCQSLESAAKRTRLRHWGERSLDVDVLLYGDDTINHARLTVPHEGLFARNFVLIPMLELDPTLMVNGQKLADLPTSQQWQGLEKLTVV
- the pcnB gene encoding polynucleotide adenylyltransferase PcnB — translated: MAKKTRKSPSTATAAGNTATDYVLDRQSARRDAKKLGLNKADLPNSIKEVISTLTQAGFEAYIVGGGVRDALLGLKPKDFDAVTNATPNQIKEVFGKRCRIIGRRFQLCHVYSGRDMIEVATFRAPPKDNNHLTEDGMIMRDNVWGDIYQDVVRRDFSINALYYQPFDDIVYDFCGGLNDIENRTIRLLGDTQKRVEEDPVRLLRALRFKAKLQFDFDNALNQQFNAQNWALLAQVSPHRLYDETQKMFTGGYLVPMLPLLFDYGAFSQLLFYPPTTVTPLLNQVTINTDRRISSGKSINPAFFYATILWENYLYLLDKFKKNTPFSDAQNQAANKVLDKQRQHTAMPKFAEQFIKDIWLMQPRLAQPRKKNLQKLFENPRFRAAYDFLMMREQVEAKNQALAKQHGVPITLDDESTNGMGHWWAWFQTLGAKQQQQAIDEFDLESVRLRFANIVNQTSFEDDSVAYQTSDAVRDNEADMGSDLSHGKRRRERRGLLLAANSQIEHELLQDTALSSKAHKLTQQQQLEKAQLQQLSLASHTNSAPAKSLIVAPIIAPKNHDHPYQPIVPDSVSAYAETSARPNSSHPNSSHPNDSHPNNSQLSRSRKRDKAYLSAASVPAKRARRTPSSNWSILEQRQQADITTSAIDLRGEPVSPTPVRQSTDNQAVTHTHANTDIGTDIRTDTDTVKHSAPNESMIDNGVVQPKPKRAPRTRKKAVADSKISAEAVTKDEAPVAPKRTRKRAVKIDGHQP
- a CDS encoding ComEA family DNA-binding protein gives rise to the protein MISRWLKNVLLTNAFVVYCGIAYAQPICTPTMTPEQAFLAVTNLTGTNGGTTKPSANVLANSPKVININTASEAQLTQLDGIGAKKAQQIILYRQMIAPFATADDLANVKGIGKATVDKNRHRIITQ
- the mazG gene encoding nucleoside triphosphate pyrophosphohydrolase, with protein sequence MQPTSNFADLIALMARLRQDCPWDKKQTNDSLIPYALEETYELVEAIQSGDIDDIKGELGDVLLQVVFHACLYQEQQQFDISEVIFTLQQKLIRRHPHVFDKENLKTDEDVKKRWDEIKALENAEKAKRGKLVKHRRTLDAVKAGSALMQAQELQKTANKVGFDWDVVSGAVDKLDEEVAELKEILPIDGQKPTPEQKALLEKELGDCFFALVNIARKLGIDSEKATLTTVHKFRSRFGFIEDELAKMGKTPETASLAEMDNLWDLAKLKEKHDKP
- a CDS encoding nucleotide sugar dehydrogenase, whose protein sequence is MITTIFVIGAGYVGLSNAVLLAQPKLANQVTLVDIDAQKIAQLQQQKSPIDDALIAQFLATQSLNLAAQLVSEADFSTADLVIIATPTNYDVATGKFDTSSVEASIQTVRAHNAQVPIVIKSTVPIGFTRDMQAKFDTRILFMPEFLREGKALYDNLHPSRIIVGCDINHVPALQDVCHQLITQYQTASEQTDTLSQTSRQTPSQIMPPTEAEAVKLFANSYLATRIAFFNELDSFAESMGLDSESIITGVSLDPRIGMHYNNPSFGYGGYCLPKDTQQLKANYAGIPANVIHAVVDANNTRKRFIARQIIAKQPNTVGVYRLSMKKDADNFRDSAILDIIELLKQHAIDVQIYEPSLSSSQFMDCPVVNDLASFLETSDVIVANRLHPELAHVEAKVYSRDVFGDS